The following are encoded together in the Lathyrus oleraceus cultivar Zhongwan6 chromosome 3, CAAS_Psat_ZW6_1.0, whole genome shotgun sequence genome:
- the LOC127127242 gene encoding probable serine/threonine-protein kinase PBL8 — translation MGNCGTREESAVISNAQVQQLHPAAGARNQTTGAGGAIERKNSSLRHHLTDSASDLSESCSTPRWNNANNNNTLLYTHVIAFTLYELETITKSFRADYILGEGGFGTVYKGYIDENVRVGLKSLPVAVKVLNKEGLQGHREWLTEVNFLGQLRHPNLVKLIGYCCEDDHRLLVYEFMFRGSLENHLFRKATVPLTWATRMMIALGAAKGLAFLHNAERPVIYRDFKTSNILLDSDYTAKLSDFGLAKAGPQGDETHVSTRVMGTYGYAAPEYVMTGHLTARSDVYSFGVVLLELLTGRKSVDKTRPGKEQSLVDWARPKLNDKRKLLQIIDPRLENQYSVRAAQKACSLAYYCLSQNPKARPLMSDVVETLEPLQSSTVGADEVSLSGSNSGSGGPFAMNKISDYRMRHKFSNNVGPGATCRSPNPNCSPGPAAALRVR, via the exons ATGGGCAACTGTGGTACCAGAGAAGAATCCGCCGTTATTTCCAATGCTCAAG TTCAGCAGCTACATCCTGCTGCCGGAGCTAGAAACCAAACCACCGGCGCCGGCGGCGCTATTGAACGGAAAAACTCTAGCCTCAGACATCATCTAACCGATTCCGCTTCGGATCTGAGCGAGTCTTGTTCAACGCCTCGCTGGAACAACGCTAACAATAATAATACGCTTCTTTATACTCACGTTATAGCTTTCACTCTCTACGAGCTTGAAACCATAACGAAAAGCTTTCGCGCTGATTATATTTTGGGGGAAGGAGGGTTTGGTACTGTTTATAAAGGCTACATTGATGAGAATGTTAGGGTTGGACTTAAATCTCTTCCTGTTGCTGttaaagtgttgaataaagaaGGACTTCAAGGTCATCGTGAGTGGCTT ACGGAGGTGAATTTTCTTGGACAGCTTAGGCATCCTAATCTTGTGAAGTTGATTGGTTACTGCTGTGAGGATGATCATAGGCTGCTTGTTTATGAATTCATGTTTCGAGGAAGTCTCGAAAATCACCTATTCCGAA AGGCAACTGTTCCTTTAACATGGGCTACAAGAATGATGATTGCTCTTGGTGCTGCCAAAGGGCTTGCCTTTCTTCACAATGCTGAAAGGCCAGTAATCTATCGTGACTTCAAGACGTCTAATATATTATTGGACTCT GACTATACAGCCAAACTTTCTGATTTCGGGTTAGCTAAAGCAGGGCCTCAAGGTGATGAAACCCATGTATCCACCCGAGTCATGGGTACATATGGTTATGCTGCTCCTGAATATGTAATGACTG GCCACCTAACAGCTAGGAGTGATGTATATAGCTTCGGGGTTGTTCTTTTGGAGCTTTTAACCGGAAGAAAGTCTGTTGACAAGACCAGACCTGGGAAGGAACAAAGCTTGGTAGATTGGGCACGTCCAAAGCTCAACGACAAGAGAAAGCTCCTACAAATAATTGATCCTAGATTGGAGAATCAGTATTCAGTGAGGGCGGCACAGAAAGCATGTAGCCTGGCTTACTACTGCTTGAGTCAAAATCCCAAAGCAAGGCCACTAATGAGTGATGTAGTCGAGACATTGGAACCCTTACAAAGTTCTACTGTTGGTGCAGACGAAGTCTCATTATCAGGATCAAATAGTGGGAGTGGCGGTCCTTTTGCCATGAACAAAATCTCCGATTACCGAATGCGTCACAAGTTTTCAAATAACGTTGGCCCAGGTGCTACTTGTCGGTCTCCGAACCCAAATTGCTCACCTGGTCCTGCTGCAGCTTTACGGGTCAGATGA